One window of Nocardia sp. NBC_00508 genomic DNA carries:
- a CDS encoding metal ABC transporter permease, which produces MIDKLASVLTKMLDFGTTANLLSYGFVQQALLAAALLGLLSGAIGPLIISRQMSFAVHGTSELSLTGAAAALLAGIGVGLGAIAGSVVAAVLFGLLGARARERDSVIAVVLSFGLGLSVLFLWLGPDRAGSKFSLLTGQVVSVGNNGLGLLAICTAGVLAVLAFVYRPLLFASSDPEVAVARGVPVRALSIVFAVLLGITAAFGVQIVGALLVLALLITPAAAAAQLTANPMRATLLAVLFAEVAAVGGILLSLAPGVPVSTFVTTISFLIYVACRVLGTRNRRLARAR; this is translated from the coding sequence GTGATCGACAAGCTTGCCAGCGTCCTCACGAAGATGCTGGACTTCGGCACCACGGCGAACCTGCTGTCCTATGGCTTCGTGCAGCAGGCACTGCTGGCCGCGGCGCTGCTCGGTCTGCTGTCCGGGGCGATCGGGCCGCTGATCATCAGCAGGCAGATGTCCTTCGCCGTGCACGGCACCAGCGAGCTGTCGCTGACCGGCGCCGCCGCGGCGCTGCTGGCCGGTATCGGGGTCGGCCTGGGGGCGATCGCGGGGTCCGTGGTTGCGGCGGTGCTCTTCGGTCTGCTTGGAGCCCGTGCGCGGGAACGCGATTCGGTGATCGCGGTGGTGCTCTCGTTCGGGCTCGGACTGTCGGTGCTGTTCCTGTGGCTGGGGCCCGACCGCGCGGGATCGAAGTTCTCGCTGCTGACCGGCCAGGTGGTCAGCGTCGGCAACAACGGCCTCGGGCTGCTGGCCATCTGCACAGCGGGGGTGCTCGCGGTGCTCGCGTTCGTCTACCGTCCGCTGCTGTTCGCCAGCTCCGATCCAGAGGTGGCGGTGGCGCGCGGGGTGCCGGTGCGGGCGCTGTCCATCGTGTTCGCCGTGCTGCTCGGGATCACGGCGGCGTTCGGCGTGCAGATCGTCGGGGCGCTGCTGGTGCTCGCGCTGCTGATCACTCCGGCCGCCGCCGCGGCCCAGCTCACCGCGAATCCGATGCGGGCCACCCTCCTCGCCGTGCTGTTCGCCGAAGTGGCCGCGGTCGGCGGCATCCTGCTGTCGCTGGCGCCCGGCGTCCCGGTCTCGACGTTCGTCACCACGATCTCGTTCCTGATCTACGTCGCTTGCCGCGTACTCGGGACCCGCAACCGCCGACTCGCGCGCGCCCGCTGA
- a CDS encoding metal ABC transporter solute-binding protein, Zn/Mn family, with amino-acid sequence MTLVACAGSTDPDRPTVVASTDVWGDIAAAVAGPDATVRSLITDPSADPHSHETSAVESAELSDADLVIYNGGGYDDFAEKAVAGTNKRTVDAFAARVDQSDDNEHVWYDVRTVGVVADGIATQLGELDPDKAGAYAERAKAFKDRLAAVTAITGRLAAERPKTPVLQTEPLAHYLLVAAGLEDVTPDEFQEAVEQETDPAPAAVAATQDLLAGKRVRALIYNAQTQDKITKDLRGTAQNAGIAVVELTETLPDGVDYIQWQTKNAQALATALG; translated from the coding sequence ATGACACTCGTCGCCTGCGCCGGCTCGACCGACCCGGACCGGCCCACCGTTGTCGCCTCCACCGACGTCTGGGGCGATATCGCCGCCGCCGTCGCCGGGCCCGACGCGACCGTCCGATCGCTGATCACCGATCCGTCCGCCGACCCGCACTCGCATGAGACCTCCGCCGTGGAGTCGGCCGAGCTCAGCGACGCCGACCTGGTGATCTACAACGGCGGCGGCTACGACGATTTCGCCGAGAAGGCGGTGGCCGGAACGAACAAGCGCACCGTGGACGCGTTCGCCGCCCGAGTCGACCAGAGTGACGACAACGAGCACGTCTGGTACGACGTGCGCACCGTCGGCGTGGTGGCCGATGGGATCGCGACCCAACTCGGCGAACTGGACCCGGACAAGGCCGGGGCCTACGCCGAGCGCGCGAAGGCCTTCAAGGACCGGCTCGCCGCGGTGACCGCCATCACCGGAAGGCTCGCCGCCGAGCGCCCGAAGACGCCGGTGTTGCAGACCGAACCGCTCGCGCACTACCTGCTGGTCGCCGCCGGACTCGAGGACGTGACCCCGGATGAATTCCAGGAGGCCGTCGAGCAGGAGACCGACCCGGCACCCGCGGCCGTCGCGGCAACCCAGGACCTGCTCGCCGGCAAGCGGGTGCGCGCGCTGATCTACAACGCGCAGACCCAGGACAAGATCACCAAGGACCTGCGTGGCACCGCGCAGAACGCGGGCATCGCCGTAGTCGAGCTGACCGAAACCTTGCCGGACGGCGTGGATTACATTCAGTGGCAAACGAAAAACGCGCAGGCGCTTGCCACCGCGTTGGGCTGA
- the otsB gene encoding trehalose-phosphatase, with amino-acid sequence MSAQDLPLELRRALSTVARVPRLLVASDYDGTLAPIVSDPTKAFPHRESVSALRALAGLTGTTAAVISGRALRDLAALSRLPVEVQLIGSHGSEFDVGFVHAIDNDAKHLLQELQTALNQIASDNPGVTVEIKPASVALHVRNASPEIGHRALSQVRLGAACWFGVQVTEGKAVIELAVVQTDKGTALDTVRHQAGASAAVFFGDDVTDEKAFRVLSGPDVGIKVGDGESLAKFRVDSTEAVSYALAYLLEERRTWLAGASAPRIERLTMLASPRSVALLTPDATVTWFCHPEPDSAGVFAHLLGGPQGGHFTIEPERPGLPLSQRYVDGTMTVETRWASLQVTDYLPHDVAPTRTDLTRVITGDAKAVVTFAPRPEFGQVPVNLEAQEGGLRVYGTNDPIVLRSPGVRWEIVSDGTHESARAVVDPARGPIVLELRCGTHDLEPAPTNEPQRRRQAERYWSEWAAQLALPPLKPDLMKRSALTLRGLVHAPSGSILAAATTSLPEDIGGVRNWDYRYCWLRDAALTAQALVSLGSLAEAEDFLGWVHQVLETIPGPERLHPLYTLYGETLPPEASIDQLPGYAGSRPVRVGNAANMQVQLDVFGPIVDLIATLAHARELRGVTDPAGVLPDADWELVCAMVAAVQRRWQEPDHGIWEIRGNPRHHVYSKVMGWLTIDRALTLAQKFDREIDPAWAVLRDTIADEVKAKGWNDEVQSYTAAYDGTDLDAATLHIGLSGLIDPSDPRFAATVVATEAELRSGSTVYRYHHDDGLPGGEGGFHLCAAWLVEAYLLIGKRSDAEALFAQLVDVAGPTGLLSEEYDPVAERSLGNHPQAYSHLGLLRCAQLLGQPVEAALV; translated from the coding sequence GTGAGCGCACAGGATCTGCCACTGGAACTTCGCCGTGCACTGTCGACGGTCGCGCGCGTGCCACGGCTGCTGGTCGCATCGGACTACGACGGGACACTCGCGCCCATCGTGTCCGACCCGACCAAAGCCTTTCCCCATCGGGAATCGGTGAGCGCGTTACGGGCACTCGCCGGCCTCACCGGAACTACTGCCGCCGTGATCTCCGGGCGCGCGCTGCGAGATCTCGCGGCCCTGTCCCGTCTGCCCGTCGAAGTGCAACTGATCGGCAGCCACGGCTCGGAATTCGACGTGGGCTTCGTCCACGCGATCGACAACGACGCCAAGCACCTGCTCCAAGAACTGCAGACGGCCCTCAATCAAATCGCCTCGGACAATCCCGGGGTCACGGTCGAGATCAAACCGGCCAGCGTGGCGCTGCATGTGCGCAACGCGAGCCCCGAGATCGGGCATCGCGCGCTGTCGCAGGTCCGGCTGGGCGCGGCCTGCTGGTTCGGCGTGCAGGTCACCGAGGGCAAGGCCGTCATCGAGCTGGCCGTGGTGCAGACCGACAAGGGCACCGCGCTGGACACCGTGCGACACCAGGCGGGCGCGTCGGCCGCGGTGTTCTTCGGTGACGACGTCACAGACGAAAAGGCGTTCCGGGTGCTGTCAGGCCCGGACGTCGGCATCAAGGTCGGCGACGGCGAGAGCCTGGCGAAGTTCCGGGTGGACAGCACCGAGGCCGTGTCCTACGCGCTGGCCTACCTGCTCGAGGAGCGGCGCACCTGGCTGGCCGGTGCGAGCGCGCCGCGCATCGAGCGGCTGACCATGCTGGCCAGCCCACGTTCGGTCGCGCTGCTCACCCCGGACGCGACGGTGACCTGGTTCTGCCACCCGGAACCGGATTCGGCCGGGGTGTTCGCACACCTGCTCGGCGGTCCACAGGGCGGTCACTTCACCATCGAGCCGGAGCGGCCAGGGCTTCCGCTCTCGCAGCGCTACGTCGACGGCACCATGACCGTCGAAACCCGGTGGGCCAGTTTGCAAGTCACCGACTACCTGCCGCACGATGTCGCGCCCACCCGCACCGATCTGACCAGGGTGATCACCGGCGACGCGAAGGCTGTGGTCACCTTCGCCCCGCGGCCGGAGTTCGGTCAGGTTCCGGTGAACCTCGAAGCGCAGGAGGGCGGGTTGCGGGTGTACGGCACCAACGATCCGATCGTGCTGCGCTCGCCCGGCGTGCGGTGGGAGATCGTCTCCGACGGGACCCACGAGTCCGCACGAGCCGTGGTGGACCCCGCACGCGGCCCGATCGTGCTCGAATTGCGCTGCGGCACCCACGATCTCGAGCCCGCCCCGACCAATGAGCCGCAGCGGCGACGCCAGGCGGAGCGCTACTGGTCGGAATGGGCCGCGCAGCTCGCGCTGCCCCCGCTGAAGCCCGACCTGATGAAGCGCTCCGCGCTCACCCTGCGCGGTCTGGTGCACGCGCCCTCCGGCTCGATCCTCGCCGCCGCTACCACCTCGCTGCCCGAGGACATCGGCGGCGTGCGCAACTGGGATTACCGCTACTGCTGGCTGCGCGACGCGGCGCTGACCGCGCAGGCGCTGGTCTCGCTCGGCTCGCTGGCCGAAGCGGAGGATTTCCTCGGGTGGGTGCACCAGGTGCTGGAGACCATTCCCGGACCCGAGCGCCTGCACCCGCTGTACACGCTCTACGGCGAGACGCTGCCGCCGGAGGCATCGATCGACCAGCTCCCCGGCTACGCGGGCTCGCGCCCGGTGCGCGTCGGCAACGCGGCGAACATGCAGGTGCAGCTGGACGTCTTCGGTCCGATCGTCGACCTGATCGCGACTCTGGCGCACGCCAGGGAGCTGCGGGGTGTCACCGATCCGGCGGGCGTGCTGCCGGACGCCGACTGGGAACTGGTGTGCGCCATGGTCGCCGCCGTGCAGCGGCGCTGGCAGGAGCCCGACCACGGCATCTGGGAGATCCGCGGCAACCCCCGCCACCACGTGTATTCGAAGGTGATGGGCTGGCTGACCATCGACCGGGCACTGACCCTGGCACAGAAGTTCGATCGCGAGATCGACCCGGCCTGGGCGGTACTGCGCGACACCATCGCCGACGAGGTGAAGGCCAAGGGCTGGAACGACGAGGTGCAGTCCTACACCGCGGCCTACGACGGCACCGACCTGGACGCGGCGACCCTGCACATCGGGCTGAGCGGCCTGATCGATCCGTCCGACCCGCGCTTCGCGGCGACGGTCGTGGCGACCGAGGCCGAGCTGCGCAGCGGTTCGACCGTGTACCGCTACCACCACGACGACGGTCTCCCCGGCGGCGAGGGCGGGTTCCACCTCTGCGCGGCCTGGCTGGTCGAGGCGTACCTGCTGATCGGGAAGCGCTCGGACGCCGAGGCGCTGTTCGCCCAGCTGGTCGACGTCGCAGGCCCGACCGGACTGCTCAGCGAGGAGTACGACCCGGTGGCCGAACGCTCGCTCGGCAACCACCCGCAGGCCTACAGCCACCTCGGCCTGCTGCGTTGCGCGCAGCTGCTCGGACAGCCGGTCGAGGCCGCGCTGGTCTGA
- the kstR gene encoding cholesterol catabolism transcriptional regulator KstR, producing the protein MASPSRSQPADPSEARPAATVTTLSEDELSSAAQRERRKRILDATLALASKGGYDAVQMRAVAERADVAVGTLYRYFPSKVHLLVSALSREFEQIEGKRKPLAGQTPQERMHLLLTQITRMMQRDPLLTEAMTRAFMFADASAAAEVDRVGKVMDRVFARAMNDGEPTERQLAIARVISDVWLSNLVAWLTRRASATDVTERLELTVDLLLGERNQ; encoded by the coding sequence ATGGCCAGTCCGTCCCGTTCGCAGCCAGCCGACCCGAGCGAGGCACGGCCCGCCGCAACGGTCACCACGCTCAGTGAGGACGAACTGAGCTCGGCGGCGCAGCGCGAGCGGCGCAAGCGGATTCTGGACGCGACCTTGGCACTCGCCTCCAAAGGCGGCTACGACGCGGTCCAGATGCGGGCGGTGGCCGAGCGCGCCGACGTCGCGGTCGGAACGCTGTACCGGTATTTCCCGTCGAAAGTGCACCTGCTGGTCTCGGCGCTCTCACGCGAATTCGAGCAGATCGAGGGCAAACGCAAGCCGCTTGCCGGACAGACTCCGCAGGAGCGCATGCACCTGCTGCTGACCCAGATCACCCGGATGATGCAGCGCGACCCGCTGCTCACCGAGGCCATGACCCGCGCCTTCATGTTCGCCGACGCCTCGGCCGCCGCCGAGGTGGATCGCGTCGGCAAGGTGATGGACCGCGTGTTCGCGCGCGCCATGAACGATGGCGAGCCCACCGAACGGCAGCTGGCCATCGCACGGGTGATCAGCGATGTGTGGTTGTCGAATCTGGTCGCCTGGCTGACCCGCCGCGCCTCGGCGACCGACGTCACCGAACGCCTCGAACTGACCGTCGACCTCCTGCTCGGTGAACGCAACCAGTAA
- a CDS encoding acyl-CoA dehydrogenase → MRGWAASVRPIATMRTGSADFWRAYWPALAELGIFRVAVDEDAGGAGGSVADLAVLMEQAAHDLVGGPVLATALANLITAGHLDEDQPCGVALDFVVGSTVSVPAASDALLLTGTWDSVLGAAPGTAVLLSVELPHGQRWCLVPPDAEGLRVEPLAPLDPSTPLARVHCVDLRVPAERVFVAPHPARDLLVALVVAELAGLAGWCLETAVEYAKVREQFGRKIGSFQAVKHICAWMLCRTELIRAVAGDTAAAVDEGGEELPIAAAIAAAIALDAAVETAEDCIQVLGGIGFTWEHDAHLYLRRAVALRQLLGGSARWRARVTELTRQGVRRTTGADRVFAAETTAAMDGDNAHELAAEVARIAALPADRQRAALVEAGLVMPHWPRPYGRAADPMTGLTISEELRRAGVAAPDLAIGGWAIPTLLQHGAPEQIDRFAWPTLRGDVVWCQLFSEPEAGSDLAALRTTAKKVDGGWLLRGQKVWTSLGDKANWGICLARTDPDAPKHRGITYFLVDMHSAGLEIRPLVQITGEARFSEVFLDDVFVPDDCVVGAVNNGWKIARSTLSTERVAMSGNGIGPVLEELIAKSPATGPGAELVNDRLGGFVAEAIAGLLLEQRATLKVLVGADPGAQSSVRKLVGVRHRQAVAEFAVETAGPIGAQDADVAKEFLLTRCLSIAGGTEQILLTVAGERILGLPRDADN, encoded by the coding sequence ATGCGCGGATGGGCGGCGTCGGTCCGTCCAATTGCAACAATGCGGACCGGCTCGGCCGACTTCTGGCGTGCCTACTGGCCCGCGCTCGCCGAGCTCGGAATCTTCCGCGTCGCGGTGGACGAGGATGCGGGCGGCGCGGGCGGCTCGGTCGCCGATCTCGCCGTGCTGATGGAGCAGGCGGCGCACGATCTGGTCGGCGGCCCTGTGCTCGCAACCGCTTTGGCCAATCTGATCACCGCGGGGCACCTCGACGAGGACCAGCCCTGCGGTGTCGCGCTCGACTTCGTTGTCGGTTCGACGGTGAGCGTACCCGCCGCAAGCGACGCGTTGTTGCTCACGGGTACCTGGGATTCGGTGCTCGGGGCCGCGCCGGGCACCGCGGTACTGCTCTCGGTCGAGCTCCCGCACGGGCAGCGCTGGTGCCTGGTACCGCCCGACGCCGAGGGTCTCCGGGTGGAACCGCTCGCGCCGCTGGATCCGAGCACGCCGCTGGCGCGGGTGCATTGCGTGGACCTGCGCGTGCCCGCCGAGCGGGTGTTCGTCGCGCCGCATCCGGCCAGGGATCTGCTCGTCGCGCTGGTCGTCGCCGAGCTGGCCGGTCTCGCGGGCTGGTGCCTGGAAACCGCGGTCGAGTACGCCAAGGTGCGGGAGCAGTTCGGCCGCAAGATCGGATCGTTCCAGGCGGTCAAGCACATCTGCGCGTGGATGCTGTGCCGCACCGAACTCATCCGCGCTGTCGCCGGCGACACCGCCGCGGCCGTGGACGAGGGCGGCGAGGAACTGCCGATCGCCGCCGCCATCGCGGCCGCGATCGCGTTGGACGCGGCGGTCGAGACCGCCGAGGACTGCATCCAGGTGCTCGGCGGGATCGGCTTCACCTGGGAACACGACGCGCACCTCTACCTGCGCCGGGCCGTGGCGCTGCGCCAGCTGCTCGGGGGTTCGGCGCGCTGGCGGGCCCGGGTCACCGAGTTGACCCGTCAGGGTGTGCGGCGCACCACCGGCGCCGACCGGGTCTTCGCCGCTGAAACCACGGCCGCCATGGACGGCGACAACGCGCACGAACTGGCCGCGGAGGTCGCGCGGATCGCGGCGCTGCCCGCCGATCGGCAGCGTGCGGCGCTGGTGGAGGCCGGACTGGTCATGCCGCATTGGCCGCGGCCCTATGGACGCGCCGCCGATCCCATGACCGGCCTGACGATCTCCGAGGAACTGCGCCGCGCCGGGGTCGCCGCGCCGGACCTGGCCATCGGCGGCTGGGCGATCCCCACGCTGCTGCAGCACGGCGCACCGGAGCAGATCGACCGGTTCGCCTGGCCGACCCTGCGCGGCGATGTGGTCTGGTGCCAGTTGTTCAGCGAACCCGAGGCGGGTTCGGACCTGGCCGCACTGCGCACCACCGCGAAAAAGGTGGACGGCGGTTGGCTGTTGCGCGGGCAAAAGGTATGGACTTCGCTGGGCGACAAAGCGAATTGGGGAATTTGTTTGGCTCGCACTGATCCAGACGCCCCGAAGCATCGCGGAATCACCTATTTCCTGGTCGACATGCACAGCGCCGGACTCGAGATCCGCCCGCTGGTGCAGATCACCGGCGAGGCTCGATTCAGCGAGGTCTTTCTCGACGACGTATTCGTACCGGACGACTGCGTGGTCGGCGCCGTGAACAACGGATGGAAAATCGCCCGCTCGACCTTGTCGACCGAGCGGGTCGCGATGAGCGGCAATGGCATCGGACCGGTACTCGAGGAGCTGATCGCGAAATCGCCCGCAACGGGTCCCGGCGCGGAACTGGTGAACGACCGGCTCGGCGGATTCGTCGCGGAGGCGATAGCCGGACTTTTGCTCGAGCAACGCGCCACGCTGAAGGTGCTGGTGGGCGCGGATCCCGGCGCGCAGAGTAGCGTACGGAAGTTGGTCGGGGTGCGCCACCGCCAGGCGGTCGCGGAATTCGCTGTCGAGACGGCAGGGCCCATCGGCGCGCAGGATGCCGATGTGGCGAAGGAATTCCTGCTCACGCGTTGTCTATCGATCGCTGGTGGAACCGAGCAGATTCTGCTCACCGTGGCCGGTGAGCGGATTCTGGGGCTGCCTCGTGACGCGGATAACTAG
- a CDS encoding acyl-CoA dehydrogenase family protein encodes MDFTRDEGQDAVAEVVVSLMEHEPARDMELWPRLVDSGLLAVPLPERHGGDGMGLLEVSVLLTELAMDAVAVPALPTLGFGVLPLVASAPETVQEQVLPEVAKGTVLTAALSEPSGPFIDKPETIAVTSGKTVRVTGCKIAVPYAEQARWLLVPTNSGIALVDADAEGLTMTPTPVSGGVPECTVVLDQVEIPVGQLWSTGLGDLHRLALASIGSVADGLLKGAIVLTAEHLRTRNQFGRPLAQFQAVAQQIADLYVVSRTLHVAAASANWALAQNDSSQLHRERTDDDLEILAYTVAAELPTAMQKCHHLHGGLGVDVTHPMHRYYSQAKDIARWLGGASFRLDRLGTRCTST; translated from the coding sequence GTGGATTTCACCAGGGACGAGGGCCAAGATGCGGTGGCCGAAGTCGTCGTGAGCTTGATGGAGCACGAACCCGCACGCGATATGGAGCTGTGGCCGAGATTGGTCGACTCCGGCCTGCTTGCCGTTCCGTTACCGGAGCGCCACGGTGGCGACGGTATGGGTTTGCTCGAGGTGTCGGTGCTGCTCACCGAGCTGGCTATGGACGCGGTCGCGGTGCCCGCCCTTCCGACGCTCGGCTTCGGCGTGCTGCCCTTGGTGGCCTCCGCGCCGGAGACCGTCCAGGAGCAGGTGCTGCCCGAGGTCGCCAAGGGCACGGTGCTCACGGCGGCGCTGAGCGAACCGTCGGGGCCGTTCATCGACAAGCCGGAGACCATCGCGGTCACCAGCGGCAAGACGGTGCGCGTAACCGGGTGCAAGATCGCCGTGCCCTACGCCGAGCAGGCCCGCTGGCTGCTCGTGCCGACCAACTCCGGTATCGCGCTTGTCGACGCGGATGCGGAGGGCCTCACCATGACGCCGACACCGGTCTCGGGCGGTGTCCCCGAATGCACCGTGGTGCTGGACCAGGTGGAGATTCCCGTCGGCCAGCTGTGGTCGACCGGACTGGGCGATCTGCACCGGCTGGCGCTGGCCTCGATCGGCTCGGTGGCCGACGGACTGCTCAAGGGCGCGATCGTCCTGACCGCCGAGCACTTGCGTACCCGCAACCAGTTCGGCAGGCCGTTGGCGCAGTTCCAGGCGGTGGCCCAGCAGATCGCCGACCTGTACGTGGTCTCGCGCACCCTGCACGTCGCCGCGGCGTCGGCGAACTGGGCGCTTGCCCAGAACGATTCGAGTCAGCTGCACCGCGAGCGCACCGACGACGATCTGGAGATCCTGGCCTACACCGTGGCCGCGGAACTGCCGACGGCCATGCAGAAGTGTCATCACCTGCACGGCGGTCTCGGCGTCGACGTGACCCACCCGATGCATCGCTACTACTCGCAGGCCAAGGACATCGCCCGCTGGCTCGGCGGCGCGTCGTTCCGACTCGATCGTTTGGGGACAAGATGTACATCGACCTGA
- a CDS encoding acyl-CoA dehydrogenase family protein has translation MYIDLTAEQRRLRDDLRAYFADLVTPEEEAEMAVNRHGDAYRAVVRRMGRDGWLGVGWPKEYGGQGFGPVEQQIFFNEAVRADVPLPLVTLLTVGPTLQQFGTEEQKQKFLPGILTGDIHFAIGYSEPEAGTDLASLRTSAVRDESGDWIVNGQKIFTTGAHEADYVWLACRTGTAESRHRGITILIVDTTDPGYAWTPIITCDGAHHTNATYFDNVRVPANMLVGAENEGWKLITTQLNHERVSLGPSGKIEQLYDRVRDWAQSRGVLGELDVRRSLGRIHAMVRLNELLNWQVAAASDGRRSRGPAWSRSATASGPVATAAADGDQAQVIADASATKVFSTESLQEAGRLAEEIVGRYGDPAEPDTAELSTWLDRRTKQNLVVTFGGGVNEVMRELVASSGLRLPRVPR, from the coding sequence ATGTACATCGACCTGACCGCCGAGCAGCGCCGGCTACGCGACGATTTGCGCGCGTATTTCGCCGATCTCGTGACTCCCGAGGAGGAAGCCGAGATGGCGGTGAACCGGCACGGCGACGCCTACCGCGCGGTGGTGCGGCGGATGGGACGCGACGGCTGGCTCGGCGTCGGCTGGCCGAAGGAGTACGGCGGCCAGGGCTTCGGGCCGGTCGAGCAACAGATCTTCTTCAACGAGGCGGTCCGGGCCGATGTCCCGCTTCCGCTGGTCACCCTGCTGACGGTCGGCCCGACGCTGCAGCAGTTCGGCACCGAGGAACAGAAGCAGAAGTTCCTGCCCGGAATCCTCACCGGTGATATCCATTTCGCGATCGGCTACTCCGAACCCGAGGCAGGCACCGACCTGGCGTCGCTGCGCACATCCGCGGTGCGCGACGAGTCCGGGGACTGGATCGTCAACGGGCAGAAGATCTTCACCACTGGCGCGCACGAGGCGGATTACGTCTGGCTGGCCTGCCGCACCGGCACCGCGGAGTCGCGGCACCGCGGCATCACCATCCTGATCGTGGACACCACCGATCCCGGCTACGCGTGGACGCCGATCATCACCTGCGACGGCGCTCACCACACCAACGCGACCTATTTCGACAACGTGCGAGTGCCGGCGAACATGCTGGTCGGTGCGGAGAACGAGGGTTGGAAGCTGATCACGACCCAGCTCAACCACGAGCGGGTGAGCCTGGGTCCGTCCGGCAAGATCGAGCAGCTCTACGACCGGGTCCGCGACTGGGCGCAGTCGCGCGGCGTGCTCGGCGAGCTCGACGTGCGGCGCTCCCTCGGACGCATACACGCCATGGTCCGGCTGAACGAACTGCTGAACTGGCAGGTGGCCGCTGCGTCCGATGGGCGGCGTTCGCGGGGCCCTGCGTGGTCACGCTCCGCTACCGCCTCCGGGCCCGTCGCGACCGCCGCTGCGGACGGCGACCAGGCGCAGGTGATCGCCGACGCGTCGGCCACCAAGGTCTTCTCCACCGAGTCGCTGCAGGAGGCGGGCAGGCTCGCCGAGGAGATCGTCGGCCGCTACGGCGATCCAGCCGAACCGGACACCGCGGAGCTATCCACCTGGCTCGACCGCAGGACCAAGCAGAACCTCGTGGTGACCTTCGGCGGCGGCGTCAACGAGGTGATGCGCGAGCTGGTCGCCTCGTCCGGACTGCGGTTGCCGCGAGTACCCCGATAA
- a CDS encoding bifunctional MaoC family dehydratase N-terminal/OB-fold nucleic acid binding domain-containing protein, translating into MPETTTPEAIIAAAEAIRAAGECTPRFGRDPVNQPMISNWVEALGDANPIYVDEAAARAAGHAGVVAPPAMAQVWTMFGLAGSRPADDPMGAATELLDAAGYTSVVATDCQQTYQRYLNVGEQVSVTSRLSDIRGPKRTALGEGWFVTFQTTWRVGDEVVAEMLFRLLKFAPGTAAPKPAPGERVKPLVSLDTEFFWEGTKVGELRIQRLPDGSLRHPPIPAIWQDKSKPTDYVVASGRGTVFSYVVHHAPKVPGRQLPFVVALVELEEGVRMLGELRGIDPAEVRVGLPVEVGFEKLDDEATLPIWQAVR; encoded by the coding sequence GTGCCGGAAACCACTACTCCGGAAGCGATTATCGCCGCGGCCGAGGCCATCAGGGCGGCGGGCGAGTGCACGCCCCGTTTCGGGCGCGATCCGGTGAACCAGCCGATGATCAGCAACTGGGTCGAGGCCCTGGGGGACGCCAATCCCATCTATGTCGACGAGGCGGCGGCTCGCGCCGCGGGACATGCCGGCGTCGTCGCCCCGCCCGCCATGGCGCAGGTGTGGACCATGTTCGGGCTCGCGGGTTCCCGGCCCGCCGACGACCCCATGGGCGCGGCCACCGAGCTGCTCGACGCCGCGGGCTACACCTCCGTGGTCGCCACCGACTGTCAGCAGACCTACCAGCGCTATCTCAATGTCGGCGAACAGGTTTCGGTCACCAGCAGGCTTTCGGACATCCGCGGCCCGAAGCGGACCGCGCTGGGAGAGGGTTGGTTCGTCACCTTCCAGACCACCTGGCGCGTCGGTGACGAAGTGGTCGCCGAGATGCTGTTCCGGCTGCTGAAGTTCGCGCCCGGCACCGCGGCGCCGAAACCTGCCCCAGGTGAGCGGGTCAAGCCCCTGGTTTCCCTGGATACCGAATTCTTCTGGGAGGGCACAAAGGTCGGCGAGCTGCGGATTCAGCGGCTGCCGGACGGATCGCTGCGGCATCCGCCGATTCCGGCCATCTGGCAGGACAAGTCGAAGCCGACCGATTACGTGGTCGCCTCCGGGCGTGGCACCGTGTTCAGTTACGTCGTGCACCATGCGCCGAAGGTGCCAGGGCGGCAGCTGCCGTTCGTGGTCGCGCTGGTCGAATTGGAGGAGGGCGTGCGCATGCTCGGGGAACTGCGCGGTATCGACCCCGCCGAGGTGCGGGTCGGCCTGCCGGTCGAGGTGGGCTTCGAGAAGCTGGACGACGAGGCGACGCTACCGATCTGGCAGGCGGTCCGATGA
- a CDS encoding MaoC family dehydratase encodes MTAPVDVRVGTVLPELVITADPTFVISTALATRDFQDVHHDRDKAVARGSTDIFVNILTDTGLVQRFVTDWAGPRAIVKSLALRLGVPLYAGDTLTLTGTVTALEDDDIHIDVVGKDSLGDHITATAVIALRRADDD; translated from the coding sequence ATGACCGCTCCGGTCGACGTGCGGGTCGGCACCGTGCTGCCCGAACTGGTGATCACCGCCGATCCGACCTTCGTGATCAGTACCGCCCTGGCCACCAGGGATTTCCAGGACGTGCACCACGACCGGGACAAGGCCGTCGCGCGCGGCTCCACGGACATCTTCGTCAACATCCTCACCGACACCGGCCTGGTGCAGCGCTTCGTCACCGACTGGGCCGGTCCGCGCGCGATCGTGAAGTCGCTCGCGCTGCGCCTGGGTGTGCCGCTGTACGCGGGGGACACGCTGACCCTCACCGGCACGGTGACCGCGCTGGAAGACGACGACATTCACATCGACGTGGTCGGCAAGGACAGCCTCGGCGATCACATCACGGCCACGGCCGTCATCGCGTTGCGGAGGGCTGATGATGACTGA